CCCGCAGCCGCACCCAGAGGGAGATAGAGAAGACCGTTGGTGAGGGTGGCGATCCACCTCCGGGACGGATCGGGTGATGCCTCCGGTGAGGCCATGATCGCCGCGGTGATCGCGCCCAGATTGATCGCGTGACCCCCGAACAGCGCTGCAGCCGCCGATCCGACGCCCTGACCGACGAGCGAGAACCGCGGCGGGGCGACGTACCCGTACGTATTCATCACCACGAAGCCCGGCACGTTCTGACCCGCCATCGTCACAACGAATAAGGGCAGCCCGACGCTCAGCACCGTGAGCGGGTCGAAGGTGGGCGCGACGAACACCAATCGCGGCGTGATCGCCGCCTCGCCGACCCACCCGGTTCCGGCAGCCACGAGGATCGCCGCGACAGCCACCAGCATGGCCGCCGGGACCGCCCACCGCGGCGCGAGCCGGAACAGAACCAGCCAGACGACCACGATCGGGACCGCGTACTGCGGCAGCGTGGCAACCGCCTGCACCGGCGCCAGACAGATCGGCAACAGCACGCCGGCGAGCATCGCGCTGGCCAACGGCCGCGGAATGCTCGCGATCGCACGGCCCAGCCACCGCCAGAGGCCGCACAGCACCATGAGCACCGCCGACACCAGAAACGCACCCACCGCATCCGAGAACCGGATATGGCCACCGGCCGCGGCGAGCAGGACAGCTGCACCGGGAGTGGACCAGGCGATCGCGAGCGGAACCCGCAGCCAGAGCG
This region of Leifsonia sp. fls2-241-R2A-40a genomic DNA includes:
- a CDS encoding benzoate/H(+) symporter BenE family transporter yields the protein MASSSLLQPISAGFVAAISGFASSFVIVVAGLRAVGATAAEASSGLFAVCIAIAIVSTVGALWLRVPLAIAWSTPGAAVLLAAAGGHIRFSDAVGAFLVSAVLMVLCGLWRWLGRAIASIPRPLASAMLAGVLLPICLAPVQAVATLPQYAVPIVVVWLVLFRLAPRWAVPAAMLVAVAAILVAAGTGWVGEAAITPRLVFVAPTFDPLTVLSVGLPLFVVTMAGQNVPGFVVMNTYGYVAPPRFSLVGQGVGSAAAALFGGHAINLGAITAAIMASPEASPDPSRRWIATLTNGLLYLPLGAAAGLATALISAAPAILVTAVAGLAVLGALVSSIVSALEDVRHRIAAIVTFLVVVSGVVVGGIGSALWGLIAGAITMWWLGWARRDAHSRPADAPPPSPTE